One region of uncultured Sulfurimonas sp. genomic DNA includes:
- the purL gene encoding phosphoribosylformylglycinamidine synthase subunit PurL produces MSQQLENIKEQLANHKLSEEDYTHIKEILGREPNLVELGIFSAMWSEHCSYKSSKVHLKGFPTKAPWVIQGPGENAGVIDIGGGYAAVFKMESHNHPSFIEPYQGAATGVGGIMRDVFTMGARPVASLNALRFGNILNDDKTSAHQRYLVRGVTEGIGGYGNCMGVPTIGGEVSFDECYNGNILVNAFNLGIAKSDEIFYGRADGVGNPVMYVGAKTGRDGLGGAVMSSDSFTEESKSLRPTVQVGDPFTEKLLLEACMELFKTDHVVGIQDMGAAGLTSSSFEMAGRSGAGMIMHLDKVPAREENMTPYDFMLSESQERMLLCAKKGSEQAIIDIFEKWDLDAAVVGEVTDTGNMELFWHGEKCAEVPVDPVSEEAPELNRPMSKPAYLEKIANVTINDFDKVSNQNAFETLTKSMEVVDKSWIYTQYDSMVQTNTIKKGGMLDASVIRVKENGKALAMSADCNVRYCYIDPKGGGAAATIEAGRNVAMSGARPLAITDCLNFGNPENPEVMWQFGQACDGIKEACLELSTPVIGGNVSLYNETNGVSVFPTPSIATVGVNDDQNNVLMSSFQSAGNSLYLVGESKSEFGGSLYMKEICHTVAGVIPEINYKNELALWDLVIDANKKHLLECAKDASSGGVAIALAKMAATSDLGCDVEMSVEDERDIFAESMSRAIIEVKPENCEAFEAMLDESMAVEKIGTVGGDSIKINDVSMSMDELKDNYFNTFKRVIERDI; encoded by the coding sequence GTGAGCCAACAACTAGAAAACATCAAAGAACAATTAGCTAATCATAAGCTTTCTGAAGAAGATTATACGCATATCAAAGAGATATTAGGTCGTGAGCCAAATCTAGTTGAGTTAGGAATTTTTTCTGCTATGTGGAGTGAACATTGTTCTTATAAATCATCAAAAGTACACTTAAAAGGTTTTCCAACAAAAGCTCCTTGGGTTATTCAAGGTCCAGGTGAAAATGCTGGTGTTATTGACATTGGTGGTGGTTACGCAGCTGTATTTAAAATGGAATCACATAATCATCCAAGTTTTATAGAACCATACCAAGGTGCAGCTACTGGTGTTGGAGGAATTATGCGTGATGTATTTACTATGGGTGCTCGTCCTGTGGCATCTTTAAATGCACTTAGATTTGGTAATATCTTAAATGACGACAAAACATCTGCTCATCAACGTTACTTAGTTCGTGGAGTAACTGAGGGCATCGGCGGTTATGGTAACTGTATGGGTGTTCCAACTATTGGTGGTGAAGTAAGTTTTGATGAGTGTTACAATGGAAACATTTTAGTAAATGCTTTTAACTTAGGTATAGCAAAATCAGATGAGATTTTTTATGGTCGTGCTGATGGTGTTGGCAATCCTGTAATGTATGTTGGCGCAAAAACAGGTCGTGATGGTCTTGGTGGTGCTGTAATGAGTTCTGATAGCTTTACTGAAGAGTCAAAATCTCTTCGTCCTACTGTTCAAGTTGGTGACCCATTTACAGAAAAACTTCTTCTTGAAGCTTGTATGGAGCTGTTTAAGACTGATCATGTTGTTGGTATCCAAGATATGGGTGCTGCTGGTCTTACATCTTCATCTTTTGAGATGGCAGGGCGTTCAGGTGCAGGTATGATTATGCACCTTGATAAAGTTCCTGCTCGTGAAGAAAATATGACTCCTTATGACTTCATGCTTAGTGAGTCTCAAGAGCGTATGCTTCTTTGTGCTAAAAAAGGTTCAGAGCAAGCTATTATAGATATTTTTGAAAAATGGGACTTAGATGCTGCTGTTGTTGGAGAAGTTACAGATACAGGAAATATGGAACTTTTTTGGCATGGAGAGAAATGTGCAGAAGTTCCAGTTGACCCTGTAAGTGAAGAAGCACCTGAACTAAACCGTCCTATGAGTAAACCTGCTTACTTGGAGAAAATAGCTAATGTAACTATCAATGATTTTGACAAGGTTTCAAATCAAAATGCATTTGAGACTTTAACAAAATCTATGGAAGTTGTAGATAAATCATGGATATACACTCAGTATGATTCTATGGTACAAACAAATACCATCAAAAAAGGTGGTATGTTAGATGCATCTGTTATTCGTGTAAAAGAAAATGGTAAAGCATTAGCAATGTCGGCTGATTGTAATGTGCGTTATTGTTACATCGACCCTAAGGGTGGTGGGGCTGCTGCTACTATTGAAGCTGGTCGTAATGTTGCTATGAGTGGTGCAAGACCTTTGGCTATTACAGATTGTCTTAATTTTGGTAACCCTGAAAATCCTGAAGTTATGTGGCAGTTTGGTCAAGCTTGTGATGGTATAAAAGAGGCTTGTTTGGAACTTAGCACTCCCGTAATTGGCGGAAATGTTTCACTTTACAATGAAACAAACGGCGTATCAGTTTTTCCAACTCCTTCTATTGCTACTGTTGGAGTAAATGATGATCAAAACAATGTTTTAATGTCAAGTTTTCAAAGTGCAGGAAATTCACTATATCTTGTTGGAGAGTCAAAATCTGAGTTTGGTGGAAGTCTCTATATGAAAGAGATTTGTCACACAGTTGCTGGTGTTATTCCTGAGATTAACTACAAAAATGAGCTTGCTCTTTGGGACTTAGTTATAGATGCTAACAAAAAGCATCTACTAGAGTGTGCTAAAGATGCATCTAGTGGTGGTGTAGCAATAGCTTTAGCTAAAATGGCTGCAACTTCTGATCTTGGGTGTGATGTTGAGATGAGTGTAGAAGATGAAAGAGATATCTTTGCTGAGTCTATGAGTCGTGCGATTATAGAAGTAAAACCTGAAAATTGCGAGGCGTTTGAGGCTATGTTAGATGAGTCTATGGCTGTAGAGAAAATTGGAACTGTTGGTGGAGATAGCATCAAAATTAATGATGTTTCTATGAGTATGGATGAGTTAAAAGATAACTATTTTAATACATTTAAAAGAGTAATTGAGAGAGATATTTAA
- the ruvX gene encoding Holliday junction resolvase RuvX, whose translation MKYIAIDLGLKRIGLAYSAHKDLVTPLPAIIRKNRNQASDEVKKVIKEWEVDAIVIGIPLGGSSEDEMRRRIAHFMNLVDFKGEVFYQDEAGSSLEAENMMRGEIKYIRDGRVDSISAMIILQRYLYSTKTI comes from the coding sequence GTGAAATATATAGCAATAGATTTAGGGCTTAAGCGTATAGGTTTGGCTTATTCTGCGCATAAAGATTTAGTTACTCCTCTTCCTGCTATCATTAGAAAAAATAGAAATCAAGCATCTGATGAAGTAAAAAAAGTTATAAAAGAGTGGGAAGTAGATGCAATAGTCATTGGCATCCCTCTTGGCGGAAGTTCTGAGGATGAGATGCGAAGACGAATAGCTCATTTTATGAATTTAGTTGATTTTAAGGGTGAAGTTTTTTATCAAGATGAGGCAGGTTCATCACTTGAGGCTGAAAATATGATGAGGGGCGAGATAAAGTACATCAGAGATGGAAGAGTTGATTCCATCTCGGCTATGATAATTTTGCAAAGATATCTTTACTCTACAAAAACAATTTAA
- a CDS encoding 6-phosphofructokinase yields the protein MQNIAIICSGGDVSGMNPAIKHFVEYALEKNLKPYFVYDGYEGLIDNNIKEASYCDVAGIITRGGTNIGSARSKRFTEKKYRNIAKQNLEAKDIEMLIVLGGDGSFRGLDVFYKETGIKFCGIPATIDNDINGTDYSLGVDTALNIIKTSIDAIRDTASSFKRAFVIETMGRNCGYLALVSHLTSGSELCLIPELEYDLASYEKEFKKQIKNGRRYFIAIVSEGIKQDSSKISEWFENTIGIESRVSILGHIQRGGNPTIYDRLMAYKFITKAVDGLLQGIDESIICYTKSGFEYKSIEEVTSKTKELDAELLSYVVSA from the coding sequence ATGCAAAATATTGCTATTATTTGTTCTGGTGGAGATGTTTCAGGTATGAACCCTGCAATAAAGCATTTTGTTGAATACGCTCTTGAAAAAAACTTAAAACCTTACTTTGTTTATGATGGTTATGAAGGTCTTATTGACAATAACATAAAAGAAGCAAGTTATTGTGATGTAGCTGGAATCATAACTCGTGGTGGTACAAATATAGGAAGTGCAAGAAGCAAAAGATTTACAGAAAAAAAATATAGAAATATAGCAAAACAAAATCTTGAAGCAAAAGATATTGAGATGCTAATAGTTCTTGGTGGAGATGGCTCATTTAGAGGGCTTGATGTTTTTTATAAAGAAACAGGCATAAAATTTTGTGGTATTCCTGCTACTATTGACAATGATATAAATGGTACTGACTACTCACTAGGAGTTGATACTGCACTCAATATCATTAAAACATCTATAGATGCAATTAGAGATACTGCTTCATCATTTAAAAGAGCTTTCGTTATAGAGACTATGGGAAGAAATTGCGGTTATTTGGCTCTAGTGTCACATCTAACTTCAGGTTCTGAACTATGCTTAATCCCTGAACTTGAGTATGATTTAGCTTCTTATGAAAAAGAGTTTAAAAAACAGATAAAAAATGGAAGAAGATACTTTATAGCCATAGTTTCTGAGGGTATAAAACAAGACTCTTCAAAAATATCAGAATGGTTTGAAAACACAATAGGAATAGAATCAAGAGTTAGCATCTTAGGTCATATACAAAGAGGTGGAAATCCAACTATCTATGATCGGCTTATGGCTTATAAGTTTATAACTAAAGCTGTTGATGGCTTACTTCAAGGGATTGATGAGAGTATTATTTGTTATACTAAAAGTGGATTTGAGTATAAAAGTATTGAAGAAGTTACAAGCAAGACAAAAGAGTTAGATGCTGAACTATTGTCTTATGTTGTATCTGCATAA
- the greA gene encoding transcription elongation factor GreA has translation MNKEPMTLEGYDLLVEEFKFLLEVEKPKTAQEKLVAAAQGDRSENADYHAAKEKLRFIDKRLFYLNSMIQKSQIINPAIFEHTKVSFGSTVRIVNIDTDEEEVYTLCGVLESEPENGLISIHSPIAKAMLGKEVDDDFKIKLPNSKKEYEIVDIEYKNVFSLKKNIRTKKDFSFH, from the coding sequence ATGAATAAAGAACCGATGACACTAGAAGGCTATGACCTTCTAGTTGAAGAATTTAAATTTTTACTTGAAGTAGAAAAACCAAAGACTGCTCAAGAAAAACTTGTAGCAGCTGCACAAGGTGATAGAAGTGAAAATGCCGACTATCATGCTGCAAAAGAGAAACTTCGTTTTATAGATAAAAGACTTTTTTATCTTAACTCAATGATACAAAAATCACAAATTATAAATCCAGCAATATTTGAACATACTAAAGTTAGTTTTGGAAGTACGGTTAGAATTGTAAATATAGATACAGATGAAGAAGAGGTATATACGCTCTGTGGTGTTTTAGAGAGTGAGCCTGAAAATGGGCTGATATCTATACACTCGCCAATTGCAAAAGCTATGCTCGGTAAAGAAGTTGATGATGACTTTAAAATTAAACTTCCAAATTCTAAAAAAGAGTATGAAATAGTTGATATTGAATATAAAAATGTATTTTCACTTAAGAAAAATATACGAACAAAAAAAGACTTTTCTTTTCATTAA
- a CDS encoding HDOD domain-containing protein — protein MTEDILKKIKQLPPLPESAMQIEAVYQNPDSSFNDMVKILEKDPLLTADILKAANSPLYGFSREINAISQAVGLFGMGTVRGFALASIVKKSFPLDFSPYGISNDMFSALSKKQHGLMTAWCIRKENKLLGILSPAAFLVEIGKVLIAQQIMSDGTQEAFRDALAELQDVEAAERKIAGVDTPEVSSTIFKHWRFEEGLVDTIANCLNPQKAETQDQRAAQILHVVRTAVPINGLLTDASIEAAKELINKYELDMESFDKALENAR, from the coding sequence ATGACTGAAGATATACTAAAAAAGATTAAACAACTTCCACCGCTCCCTGAATCTGCTATGCAAATAGAAGCAGTTTATCAAAACCCAGATAGTAGCTTTAACGATATGGTTAAGATATTGGAAAAAGACCCTCTCTTAACTGCAGATATTTTAAAAGCTGCGAACTCTCCACTTTATGGTTTTTCACGTGAGATAAATGCAATTTCTCAAGCTGTTGGACTCTTTGGTATGGGAACTGTTCGTGGTTTTGCACTTGCAAGTATTGTTAAAAAAAGCTTTCCTCTTGATTTTTCTCCTTATGGAATTAGCAACGATATGTTTTCTGCACTATCAAAGAAACAACATGGGCTAATGACTGCATGGTGTATACGAAAAGAAAATAAACTTCTTGGCATTTTATCTCCAGCAGCTTTTCTTGTTGAAATAGGTAAAGTTCTTATTGCTCAACAAATTATGAGCGATGGCACTCAAGAAGCTTTTAGAGATGCTCTAGCAGAACTTCAAGATGTTGAAGCGGCTGAGAGAAAAATTGCTGGAGTTGACACACCTGAAGTTAGTTCTACGATTTTTAAACATTGGAGATTTGAAGAGGGTCTTGTTGATACCATTGCTAATTGTTTAAACCCTCAAAAAGCAGAAACTCAAGATCAAAGAGCTGCACAAATTTTACATGTAGTACGCACAGCTGTTCCTATTAATGGTTTACTCACAGATGCTAGTATTGAAGCGGCTAAAGAACTTATCAATAAATATGAACTTGATATGGAAAGTTTCGATAAAGCCTTAGAAAACGCCAGATAA
- the ilvC gene encoding ketol-acid reductoisomerase — protein MALNVYYDKDTNLDLIKSKKVAMIGFGSQGHAHAENLRDSGVEVCIGLRKNGSSWAKAEAKNFEVLTVAQAAAAADVVMILLPDENQAEIYKNEIEPNLKQGATIAFGHGFNIHYGRIIPRADINVTMIAPKAPGHTVRSEFVRGGGIPDLIAVGQNPSGNTKELALSYASAIGGGRTAIIETTFKDETETDLFGEQAVLCGGAASLVQAGFETLTEAGYAPELAYFECLHELKLIVDLMFEGGIADMRYSISNTAEYGDYVSGKRVINAESKQAMRDILTEIQDGRFAKDFILEGQAGYPRMNAERNNDKTKLITVTGNKLREMMPWIGSNKIVNQDKN, from the coding sequence ATGGCATTAAATGTTTACTATGACAAAGATACTAACTTAGACCTAATCAAGAGCAAAAAAGTTGCAATGATTGGTTTTGGTTCTCAAGGACACGCACACGCAGAAAATTTAAGAGATAGCGGTGTTGAAGTATGTATTGGTCTTCGTAAAAATGGTTCATCTTGGGCAAAAGCAGAAGCTAAAAACTTTGAAGTTTTAACAGTAGCACAAGCTGCAGCTGCTGCAGACGTTGTAATGATTCTTTTACCGGATGAAAACCAAGCTGAAATTTACAAAAATGAAATTGAACCTAACTTAAAACAAGGTGCTACTATTGCATTTGGTCATGGTTTTAACATTCACTATGGTCGTATCATTCCAAGAGCAGATATCAATGTTACTATGATTGCTCCAAAAGCTCCTGGACATACTGTACGTTCTGAATTTGTTCGTGGCGGAGGTATTCCTGACCTTATCGCTGTTGGTCAAAATCCTTCAGGTAACACTAAAGAGTTAGCTCTTTCTTATGCATCTGCTATTGGTGGTGGTCGTACTGCTATTATCGAGACAACTTTCAAAGATGAAACAGAAACTGACCTTTTTGGAGAGCAAGCTGTTCTTTGTGGTGGTGCTGCATCTCTAGTTCAAGCTGGATTTGAAACATTAACTGAAGCTGGTTATGCTCCTGAACTTGCATACTTTGAGTGTCTTCACGAACTTAAACTAATTGTTGATTTAATGTTTGAGGGTGGTATCGCAGATATGAGATACTCAATTTCAAACACTGCTGAGTATGGTGATTATGTTTCAGGTAAACGTGTTATCAATGCAGAGAGCAAACAAGCTATGCGTGATATTTTAACTGAGATTCAAGATGGTAGATTTGCTAAAGACTTTATCTTAGAAGGTCAAGCAGGTTATCCTCGTATGAACGCTGAGCGTAACAACGATAAAACTAAGTTAATTACTGTAACTGGTAATAAACTTCGTGAGATGATGCCGTGGATAGGCTCAAACAAAATCGTTAACCAAGATAAAAACTAA
- a CDS encoding MOSC domain-containing protein translates to MKKSVISIQAGKVKAYGDKNKSEFLQKYWESAFFKEVLNSKVFISKDGLNGDEVADKVHHGGVEKAVFANSYENYKEWAEFLNVDELPFGALGENLSISGLHESNVFLGDIHKIGSTTLQVSQPRKPCFKIAKRWNNKKLTNEIYTTGLTGWYYRVLKEGEIIAGDEIFIQTNNENKISILDANIAFANPLEHKETLEKILLIDSIAPSYRTSIEKRILGEFALEYMRVD, encoded by the coding sequence ATGAAAAAGAGTGTTATATCTATTCAAGCAGGTAAAGTAAAGGCTTATGGAGATAAAAACAAAAGTGAATTTTTACAAAAATATTGGGAAAGTGCTTTTTTTAAAGAGGTTCTAAACTCTAAAGTTTTTATTTCTAAAGATGGTTTAAATGGCGATGAAGTAGCAGACAAAGTTCATCACGGTGGAGTAGAAAAAGCAGTTTTTGCAAATAGTTATGAAAACTATAAAGAGTGGGCAGAGTTCTTAAATGTAGATGAACTTCCATTTGGTGCATTGGGTGAAAATCTAAGCATTTCTGGATTACATGAAAGTAATGTTTTTTTAGGAGATATTCATAAGATAGGTTCAACTACTCTTCAAGTTTCTCAACCAAGAAAACCTTGTTTTAAAATTGCTAAAAGATGGAACAATAAAAAATTAACAAATGAAATCTACACTACAGGACTTACAGGATGGTATTATAGAGTCTTAAAAGAGGGTGAAATAATTGCTGGAGATGAAATCTTTATCCAAACAAATAATGAAAATAAAATTTCCATCCTAGATGCAAACATAGCGTTTGCAAACCCTCTAGAACATAAAGAGACTCTAGAGAAGATTCTCTTAATAGACTCTATTGCACCTAGTTACAGAACTAGCATAGAAAAAAGAATCTTAGGCGAGTTTGCACTAGAGTATATGAGAGTAGATTAA
- a CDS encoding ribonuclease R family protein: MKSLLIRLTLGLSEQDINADELTHINNFLAKKYITKKDNIYKFNSKYRAGTLGLVQKGTAYLNVIGENIRDLFIGEGDLSDAKEGDLIIAQRLLGQRGTPSAKIVEIVGRAQSYSVAYIVLKDGKKSLLNLKTDYPAGVELSQKELDAYEVNDVFKINNQENFIMEKLGNLKDPLVDEKIVLAQFNKHDEFDEELLKVATSFEEVDASKYPSRVDLRKLSFCTIDPVTAKDYDDAIYWDDENSTLYVAIADVSEYVTPFGVIDNEAIYRSFSIYLPHRSIPMLPRQLSETLCSLQPHVDRLSYVFEMKLDLTSLEVTASKVYEAIIHSQRRFNYEEIDKLFEGKLETKNTEEKNIFKWIKKLHPITDALKNKRLKIGYDFHSSELEMQIDENSNILSTSFAEETPSHSLIEDCMLLANKEAAAQYTRGIFRIHEEPNQAKLQILYQELAGIGMSIDIKNSIKETITNIQRQAKEMDLESEVDTLIIRSQMQARYAPLNSGHFGLGFEAYTHFTSPIRRYSDLIVHRLLKAINNNDTEEGSYVLRNIEALSMTISEKEREASTIEVEFQQRKFTRWAEENLNKEFKARIISTEPEYKAEIHDDIMGAKVLITSAENAVLFQDVTICIDKADIAKAKIFAHVIKQNDVQN; encoded by the coding sequence GTGAAATCTTTACTAATTCGACTCACTCTTGGTTTGAGTGAGCAAGATATAAATGCAGATGAACTTACACACATTAACAACTTCTTAGCAAAAAAATATATTACTAAAAAAGACAATATTTATAAATTTAACTCTAAATATCGTGCTGGTACTCTTGGCTTAGTTCAAAAAGGCACAGCATACTTAAATGTTATTGGAGAAAATATTCGTGACCTTTTTATAGGCGAAGGTGACTTGTCAGATGCTAAAGAGGGAGATCTAATTATTGCGCAAAGACTTCTTGGTCAAAGAGGAACACCTAGCGCAAAAATAGTTGAAATAGTTGGTCGAGCACAGAGTTATAGCGTAGCTTACATAGTTTTAAAAGATGGCAAAAAGTCTTTATTAAACTTAAAAACTGATTATCCTGCTGGAGTTGAACTATCTCAAAAAGAACTAGATGCTTATGAAGTTAATGATGTCTTTAAAATCAACAATCAAGAAAATTTCATAATGGAAAAACTTGGAAATTTAAAAGACCCACTTGTTGATGAAAAAATAGTTCTAGCTCAGTTTAATAAACATGATGAATTTGATGAAGAACTTTTAAAAGTTGCCACATCATTTGAAGAGGTAGATGCTAGTAAGTATCCTTCAAGAGTTGATTTAAGAAAACTCTCTTTTTGTACTATCGACCCTGTAACTGCGAAAGATTATGATGATGCTATTTACTGGGATGATGAAAACTCCACTCTTTATGTTGCTATTGCAGATGTTAGTGAGTATGTAACTCCCTTTGGTGTTATCGACAATGAAGCTATTTATAGAAGTTTTAGCATCTATCTTCCACACCGTTCTATACCGATGTTACCTCGCCAACTTAGTGAAACTCTATGTTCTCTTCAGCCTCATGTTGATAGACTTTCGTATGTTTTTGAGATGAAACTTGATCTAACATCTCTTGAAGTTACTGCTTCAAAAGTTTACGAAGCAATTATTCATTCTCAAAGAAGATTTAATTACGAAGAGATAGATAAGCTCTTTGAGGGTAAACTAGAAACGAAAAACACAGAAGAAAAAAATATTTTTAAATGGATAAAAAAACTTCATCCTATTACAGATGCCTTAAAAAATAAAAGGCTTAAAATTGGCTATGACTTTCACTCAAGCGAATTAGAAATGCAAATAGATGAAAACTCAAATATACTCTCTACAAGCTTTGCTGAAGAAACTCCGTCTCATTCGCTTATTGAAGACTGTATGCTTTTGGCGAACAAAGAAGCTGCTGCACAGTACACTAGAGGAATATTTAGAATTCACGAAGAACCAAACCAAGCCAAACTTCAAATACTATATCAAGAGTTAGCTGGTATTGGAATGAGCATAGATATAAAAAACTCCATAAAAGAGACTATAACTAATATTCAAAGACAAGCAAAAGAGATGGATTTAGAATCAGAGGTAGATACTCTAATTATTCGCTCCCAGATGCAAGCTAGATATGCACCACTAAATAGCGGTCACTTCGGACTTGGATTTGAAGCTTACACACACTTTACATCTCCCATCAGACGTTACTCTGACCTTATTGTTCATAGACTTTTAAAAGCTATAAATAACAATGACACAGAAGAAGGCTCGTATGTTTTAAGAAATATAGAAGCTCTAAGTATGACAATAAGCGAAAAAGAGAGAGAAGCAAGTACGATAGAAGTAGAGTTTCAACAAAGAAAATTTACTCGTTGGGCAGAAGAAAATCTTAACAAAGAATTTAAAGCGAGAATAATATCTACAGAACCTGAGTACAAAGCTGAGATACATGACGATATAATGGGAGCAAAAGTTTTAATAACAAGCGCTGAAAATGCTGTACTTTTTCAAGATGTAACTATATGCATCGATAAAGCTGATATAGCAAAAGCTAAGATTTTTGCTCATGTTATAAAGCAGAATGATGTACAAAACTGA
- a CDS encoding DNA polymerase III subunit delta — MMYKTEFDKHLQNANISNSFILFGESSFFIDSYTKKLSNIEDASTLIFYYDEYDFKSAKAHLSQASLFGGINLLIIKSEKKIPKKELDDFIDLCEKNQNNFFIYSYYGSDYKTYNKAFAKKSTMCVRFFHPNHNEAINIIAQVVEEKNVNMDKYSIAHLLNIHNGDIALASNEIEKFRVYDKAITTKDIEQLVSGLAEIGMDDFIKKIILKKDFTQDLSNILEHGEDEIRIVTALTSYLTQLYMFNIYIRVNGAPNALEILGYPAPKFVVDEKAALSLKIKPNIYYKLHELLLSSELKMKSSGVDKSAILLSSLIRVQKLL, encoded by the coding sequence ATGATGTACAAAACTGAGTTTGACAAACATCTACAAAACGCTAATATTTCCAATAGTTTTATACTTTTTGGAGAGAGTAGTTTTTTTATAGATAGTTATACAAAAAAACTTAGCAATATTGAAGATGCATCTACTCTTATCTTTTACTATGATGAGTATGATTTTAAAAGTGCTAAAGCGCATCTGTCTCAAGCTTCACTTTTTGGTGGAATAAATCTCTTAATAATTAAAAGTGAAAAAAAAATACCTAAAAAAGAGTTAGATGATTTTATAGATTTGTGTGAAAAGAATCAAAATAATTTTTTTATCTATTCTTATTATGGAAGTGATTATAAAACTTATAACAAAGCCTTTGCAAAAAAAAGCACAATGTGTGTTAGATTTTTTCATCCAAATCATAATGAAGCCATAAATATTATAGCCCAAGTTGTAGAAGAAAAAAATGTAAATATGGATAAATATTCAATAGCACATCTATTAAATATTCACAATGGAGATATAGCGCTAGCATCTAATGAGATAGAAAAGTTTAGAGTTTACGACAAAGCAATAACTACAAAAGATATAGAGCAATTAGTATCTGGCTTGGCTGAAATTGGCATGGATGATTTTATCAAAAAAATAATTTTAAAAAAAGACTTCACGCAAGATTTGAGCAATATCCTAGAACACGGTGAAGATGAGATAAGAATAGTTACTGCTCTAACCTCATACCTTACACAACTCTATATGTTTAATATCTACATAAGAGTAAATGGAGCGCCTAATGCTCTTGAGATTTTAGGATACCCTGCTCCAAAATTTGTAGTAGATGAAAAAGCTGCACTTAGTTTAAAAATAAAGCCTAATATATATTACAAACTCCATGAATTACTACTATCTAGTGAACTTAAGATGAAAAGCTCTGGAGTTGATAAAAGTGCTATATTGTTATCCTCACTTATAAGAGTTCAAAAATTACTATAA